The following proteins are co-located in the Parafannyhessea umbonata genome:
- a CDS encoding DUF2075 domain-containing protein has product MSLAPSVIVDVPFREEGGLVEEALDGVDSQIDDRELTPEGRELLKTYPTVYIIRRQVRHQTKHEVREEYLLYVGETNSIARRTREHYSDEKTYRSEAARNAWRQLNEGDSRMLVIGQDHFNKSLTLDLENTFLSYLLASGAKHITLVNGRGNPQDDYYTKADLPAITSGVWRRLNRYRPQLFLAEAAIRDSAIFKASPFHALGPEQLVVEGKIIARLGQTLQDARPTGDVAGNNGEPAVRKGELMIVEGLAGTGKTVLLSHLFLRIMNELGSDGHPISASLIVNHDEQLTVYNQIMVRLGLQNKPGKIVFKPASFINTHSKGGYGKGLDRQDHPADPVDVALIDEAHLLLNQGSQAYRGSRNMLVDIMRRARVVIAVYDLEQVLRKSQELAPAMRAALFPSGRFADGLAECPRRDARLCGFDLHVTNLLLRQQFRIDACDEVVRWIDDFANGRGIGRIPTDPPREGHEPYQIKVFETPFELQSAIQEKALTFDEGSGKIVDAESHGLSRVLATYDWPFSSKRKPKSGAWEVQIFREHSEWVAFGEDDGSLPPEVQAAVASGGAGDYFHMPWNYQTEPHDAREAAGEKGKAWAEQPHTLNECGSIYTIQGFDLNFAGVIIGPSVCWRDGHLEFDPSKSRNYQAVDGSDAPKENLRHELNVLLKRGVHGLYLFAVDRQLEEHLLRMREA; this is encoded by the coding sequence ATGTCGCTGGCGCCGTCAGTCATCGTGGACGTGCCCTTTCGCGAAGAGGGCGGCCTCGTGGAGGAGGCGCTCGACGGAGTAGATTCCCAAATTGATGACCGGGAGCTCACTCCCGAAGGCCGCGAGCTGCTCAAGACGTACCCCACGGTCTACATCATCAGGCGTCAGGTGCGACATCAGACAAAGCACGAGGTCCGTGAGGAGTACCTCCTGTACGTTGGCGAGACCAACTCCATCGCGCGGAGGACCAGGGAGCATTATTCGGACGAGAAGACCTATCGCTCGGAGGCGGCGCGCAACGCCTGGCGCCAGCTTAACGAGGGCGACTCGAGGATGCTGGTCATCGGGCAAGACCACTTCAACAAGTCGCTTACGCTCGACCTCGAGAACACCTTCCTGAGCTACCTGCTTGCCTCGGGCGCGAAGCACATCACGCTGGTCAACGGGCGGGGCAATCCGCAGGATGACTATTACACCAAGGCCGACCTGCCCGCGATCACCTCCGGCGTGTGGCGGCGACTCAACAGGTACCGGCCGCAGCTCTTTCTTGCGGAGGCGGCCATCAGGGACTCCGCCATCTTCAAGGCGTCACCGTTTCACGCCCTGGGACCGGAGCAGCTTGTGGTGGAGGGCAAGATAATCGCGCGCCTCGGGCAGACGCTGCAAGACGCGCGTCCCACTGGGGACGTCGCGGGCAACAATGGCGAGCCTGCGGTGCGGAAGGGCGAGCTCATGATCGTGGAGGGGCTGGCTGGCACCGGCAAGACCGTGCTCCTGAGCCACCTGTTCCTGCGAATCATGAACGAGCTGGGTTCTGATGGCCATCCCATCAGTGCGAGTCTGATCGTCAACCACGACGAGCAGCTTACCGTCTACAACCAGATCATGGTGCGGCTCGGCCTTCAGAACAAGCCTGGCAAGATCGTCTTCAAGCCGGCATCGTTCATAAACACCCACAGCAAGGGCGGGTACGGGAAGGGCCTCGACAGGCAGGACCATCCCGCGGATCCCGTGGACGTGGCGCTGATAGACGAGGCGCACCTGCTGCTCAACCAGGGCAGCCAGGCGTACCGCGGCTCGCGCAACATGCTGGTGGACATCATGCGTAGGGCCCGCGTGGTCATAGCGGTGTACGACCTGGAGCAGGTGCTTCGCAAGTCCCAGGAGCTTGCCCCCGCCATGCGGGCGGCGCTGTTTCCCAGTGGTCGCTTTGCCGATGGCTTGGCGGAGTGCCCGCGCAGGGATGCCCGTCTGTGCGGCTTCGACCTCCACGTGACAAACCTGCTGCTGCGACAGCAGTTCAGGATCGACGCCTGCGACGAGGTGGTCCGGTGGATCGACGACTTCGCAAACGGTCGCGGCATCGGGCGCATCCCCACGGACCCGCCGCGCGAGGGGCATGAGCCCTACCAGATAAAGGTGTTCGAAACCCCCTTTGAGCTGCAGTCCGCCATACAAGAGAAGGCGCTCACGTTTGACGAGGGGAGCGGCAAGATCGTGGATGCCGAGTCCCACGGGCTCTCGCGCGTGCTGGCCACGTACGACTGGCCGTTCTCGAGCAAGAGGAAGCCGAAGTCCGGGGCGTGGGAGGTCCAGATCTTCCGCGAGCACAGCGAGTGGGTTGCCTTTGGGGAGGATGACGGGTCGCTTCCGCCCGAGGTGCAGGCTGCCGTCGCCTCCGGCGGGGCCGGCGACTACTTCCATATGCCTTGGAACTACCAGACGGAGCCCCACGACGCTCGGGAGGCGGCGGGCGAGAAGGGCAAGGCGTGGGCGGAGCAGCCCCACACGCTTAACGAATGCGGCTCCATCTACACCATCCAGGGCTTCGACCTCAACTTTGCGGGCGTGATCATTGGGCCTTCGGTCTGCTGGCGTGACGGGCACCTGGAGTTCGACCCCTCCAAGAGCCGCAACTACCAGGCCGTCGACGGCAGCGATGCGCCCAAGGAAAACCTGCGGCACGAGCTCAACGTCCTTCTCAAGCGCGGCGTGCACGGCCTCTACCTCTTTGCGGTCGACCGTCAGCTTGAGGAGCACCTGCTCAGGATGCGGGAGGCGTGA
- a CDS encoding transglutaminase domain-containing protein, with protein sequence MKKTKSPMRVAAIMGVSALAIAACVGCGKTADKKGDDSSSSSKATVAAKAEKVNTTSGTVTTTVDMSKYDAGKVVRVWLPVAQDYDYQKVTDVKFNAPGAKTAKINKDSFGNKMLYIEWASDADPSTRKADLSFHATREEVTRPKLKEDDGAKLPKDAKEALKGSKLVPVNDQVKDAANKIVKGKKTDLEKARAIYDWIIANMNRDESVAGCGKGDVCALLSTKGGKCTDINSVFVGLCRAVGIPAREQFGIRMNDADITKNQHCWAEFYLKGTGWVAADPADVLKAVLKNGWTKDQAETKEKAEYYWGGYDSERVQLSEGRDVTLNPAQSGPALNYFGYPYAEVDGDAVDYYDPANFTYSVAFQADNK encoded by the coding sequence ATGAAGAAGACGAAGAGCCCGATGAGGGTTGCTGCGATCATGGGCGTCTCGGCGCTTGCCATCGCGGCGTGCGTCGGCTGCGGCAAGACCGCGGACAAGAAGGGGGACGACTCGAGCAGCTCCTCCAAGGCCACGGTTGCCGCGAAGGCGGAGAAGGTCAACACGACCTCCGGCACCGTCACCACCACCGTCGACATGAGCAAGTACGACGCTGGCAAGGTGGTCCGCGTGTGGCTGCCCGTCGCTCAGGACTACGACTATCAGAAGGTCACGGACGTCAAGTTCAACGCCCCTGGTGCGAAGACCGCCAAGATCAACAAGGACTCCTTTGGCAACAAGATGCTCTACATCGAGTGGGCTTCGGATGCTGACCCCTCCACGCGCAAGGCCGACCTTTCGTTCCACGCCACCCGCGAGGAGGTCACGCGCCCGAAGCTGAAGGAGGACGACGGCGCCAAGCTGCCGAAGGACGCGAAGGAGGCTCTGAAGGGCTCCAAGCTCGTTCCCGTGAACGACCAGGTGAAGGATGCCGCCAACAAGATCGTCAAGGGCAAGAAGACCGATCTTGAGAAGGCACGCGCCATCTACGACTGGATCATCGCCAACATGAACCGCGACGAGTCCGTTGCAGGCTGCGGCAAGGGCGACGTCTGCGCGCTGCTCTCCACGAAGGGTGGCAAGTGCACCGACATCAACTCCGTGTTCGTCGGTCTCTGCCGCGCCGTGGGCATCCCTGCTCGCGAGCAGTTTGGCATCCGCATGAACGACGCAGACATCACCAAGAACCAGCACTGCTGGGCCGAGTTCTACCTCAAGGGCACCGGCTGGGTCGCCGCCGATCCCGCTGACGTCCTGAAGGCCGTCCTCAAGAACGGTTGGACCAAGGACCAGGCCGAGACCAAGGAGAAGGCCGAGTACTACTGGGGAGGCTATGACTCTGAGCGCGTCCAGCTCTCCGAAGGTCGCGACGTCACGCTGAACCCCGCGCAGTCCGGTCCCGCCCTCAACTACTTTGGCTATCCTTACGCCGAGGTCGATGGCGACGCGGTGGACTACTACGATCCCGCGAACTTCACCTACAGCGTTGCCTTCCAGGCTGACAACAAGTAG
- a CDS encoding double-cubane-cluster-containing anaerobic reductase codes for MAHELPRSFDAYNDVRKANFLKVKEYKQSGGRIAGYLCSYAPLEVIDAAGVAAVGLCGTSDETVSAAEAVLPRGLCPLIKSTFGFAITEKCPYTYFSDLIVGETTCDGKKKMFELLNDTKPTYVLRLPNGHDRPYEFDAWYEEVRLFKEHLESLFDVRITDEKLRDAVRVRNRLRQARLDLAALQASRPAMARGTEIMSTLLSGTFFFDPIEFAQRIESQVTEYRKAYEDGARPVSPSAKRILFTGCPSGGLTKKVGETVESNGGSIVCLDDCTGERTNRMMIDPEAPDILRAISDRYLRINCSVMTPNAGRFEDLREMVKKYEVDGVIDNVLTGCHTFDVEASLVERACNEMGVPYLKLNTDYSTGDTGQLSTRISAFIEML; via the coding sequence ATGGCTCATGAGCTGCCCAGGTCTTTCGATGCGTACAACGACGTTCGGAAGGCCAACTTCCTGAAGGTGAAGGAGTACAAGCAGTCTGGTGGGAGAATAGCTGGCTACCTGTGCTCCTACGCACCCCTGGAGGTAATTGACGCGGCGGGGGTCGCGGCGGTGGGGCTCTGCGGTACGAGCGACGAGACCGTGAGTGCGGCGGAGGCCGTCCTGCCTCGCGGCCTCTGTCCGCTCATCAAGTCGACCTTTGGGTTTGCCATCACCGAGAAGTGCCCGTACACGTACTTCAGCGATCTGATCGTGGGGGAGACCACCTGCGACGGCAAGAAGAAGATGTTCGAGCTCCTGAACGATACCAAGCCGACGTATGTGCTCAGGCTACCCAACGGGCATGACCGACCGTACGAGTTCGATGCCTGGTACGAGGAGGTCCGCCTTTTCAAGGAGCACCTAGAGAGCCTGTTTGACGTTCGCATCACGGATGAAAAGCTTCGCGACGCGGTGCGAGTCCGCAATCGCCTTCGTCAGGCGCGCCTTGACCTGGCCGCCCTGCAGGCATCACGTCCGGCGATGGCAAGGGGGACGGAGATAATGAGCACGCTCCTGTCGGGCACGTTCTTCTTCGACCCAATCGAGTTCGCGCAGAGGATCGAAAGCCAGGTCACCGAGTATAGAAAGGCGTACGAGGACGGCGCAAGGCCGGTCTCGCCTTCGGCAAAGCGGATTCTCTTCACCGGCTGTCCCTCCGGGGGCCTGACGAAGAAGGTCGGCGAGACCGTAGAGAGCAACGGCGGGTCGATCGTGTGCCTCGACGATTGCACGGGCGAGCGCACGAACCGGATGATGATCGACCCGGAGGCGCCAGACATCCTCAGGGCGATATCCGACCGGTACCTCAGGATAAACTGCTCCGTCATGACGCCGAACGCCGGCCGGTTCGAGGACTTGAGAGAGATGGTCAAGAAGTACGAGGTCGACGGGGTGATAGACAACGTGCTTACGGGATGCCACACCTTCGACGTGGAGGCCAGTCTCGTGGAACGCGCCTGCAACGAGATGGGGGTTCCCTACCTCAAGTTGAATACAGACTACTCCACGGGCGACACGGGGCAGCTGTCCACTCGCATATCGGCCTTCATCGAGATGCTCTAG
- a CDS encoding FtsX-like permease family protein, giving the protein MRLAWKELTYNWKKYLLVEVIVILMTFMVLFLSGLVSGLGRAVSSGIESMDASAFVLGKDSERLITVSSLTDAQYKKLQDEYGSRQTPLDIQRAYLQKASSDKKIDVTYFGIDPAGFLAPKTYAGKGLSAGKGEVILDDAFQDKGIKLGDTVEDSSSGVKLKVVGFTKDKMYGHVSVAYVSVDTFDAMGEKGNPMYQKAVHAVAISGRLAAHVKGTESYTKAQIVEALPGYKAEQMTITMVEWLLVAITAVIIGVFFFVINMQKEQEFGVMKAIGTSTAKISCTIVSQVFLIAALGAAIACGLATAMSAALPASMPFYLVPAQVAVVLVAFVAISILSSLASVARVTRIDPAKVIGGDF; this is encoded by the coding sequence GTGAGACTTGCGTGGAAGGAACTGACATACAACTGGAAGAAGTACCTGCTGGTAGAGGTCATCGTAATCCTGATGACGTTCATGGTGCTCTTCCTTTCTGGACTCGTGAGCGGCCTGGGAAGGGCGGTGTCCTCCGGAATCGAGAGCATGGACGCCAGCGCCTTCGTGCTGGGCAAGGATTCCGAGAGGCTCATCACCGTATCGAGCCTGACGGACGCCCAGTACAAGAAGCTGCAGGACGAGTACGGAAGTCGGCAGACGCCGCTTGACATCCAGCGCGCCTACCTGCAGAAGGCGTCCAGCGACAAGAAGATCGACGTCACGTACTTTGGCATCGACCCCGCGGGGTTCCTTGCGCCCAAGACGTACGCGGGCAAGGGCCTCTCCGCAGGAAAGGGCGAGGTCATTCTCGACGACGCCTTCCAGGATAAGGGCATCAAGCTGGGCGACACCGTCGAGGACTCGTCCTCGGGCGTGAAGCTTAAGGTCGTCGGGTTCACGAAGGACAAGATGTACGGACACGTATCTGTGGCGTACGTCTCTGTGGATACGTTCGACGCCATGGGCGAGAAGGGCAACCCCATGTACCAGAAGGCCGTGCACGCCGTCGCGATCAGCGGCAGGCTCGCGGCCCACGTAAAGGGAACCGAAAGCTACACCAAGGCGCAGATCGTGGAGGCACTTCCCGGCTACAAGGCGGAGCAGATGACCATCACCATGGTCGAGTGGCTGCTCGTGGCCATAACCGCCGTGATCATCGGCGTGTTCTTCTTCGTGATCAACATGCAGAAAGAGCAAGAGTTTGGCGTAATGAAAGCCATCGGCACCAGCACAGCCAAGATCTCTTGCACCATCGTGAGCCAGGTGTTCCTGATCGCGGCGCTCGGCGCAGCCATCGCTTGCGGCCTCGCCACCGCCATGAGCGCGGCGCTACCGGCCTCCATGCCGTTCTACCTCGTACCCGCCCAAGTGGCCGTTGTGCTGGTGGCATTTGTGGCGATTTCGATCCTAAGCAGCCTGGCATCCGTCGCCC
- a CDS encoding cytochrome c biogenesis protein/redoxin: MGFGAFASAAAAGLLSFFSPCVLPLLPVYVGILTTDAGESMSLGKRVANTVAFVLGISFVFVMLGLGAASFGAVTSNPYVNIALGLLIFVFGLYLAGVLRIPFLMRERRANMTNIKVKGVASAFVLGLAFSFGWTPCVGPILGSILALAADQGNVAAGGALLLTYSLGMCIPFVVITLASDFALRHLRKLNKYTPVIQKIGGALIAVMGLWMILNQVTGLVNANKAARVQSAQDDAALVADAQGTAKAGDADVSDVSTAWKNVVLTDLDGNKVRLSDYKGEPVYFEFWGSWCTSCVQDLGQLTKVYKEHEKKGDVKVVSVVVPGFYGERSPEDFVKWAKENDVQIPVLMDTNGSLSNYIGVSGFPTSVFITKEGDLHKVRVGAIDVKTLESLISEIAE; the protein is encoded by the coding sequence TTGGGATTTGGTGCGTTCGCCTCTGCCGCCGCAGCCGGCCTACTTTCGTTCTTCTCGCCCTGCGTGCTTCCGCTTCTGCCCGTCTACGTGGGAATACTCACCACTGACGCCGGCGAGTCCATGTCGCTGGGCAAGCGCGTGGCCAACACGGTCGCGTTTGTGCTTGGCATCTCGTTCGTGTTCGTGATGCTGGGGCTTGGGGCGGCATCGTTTGGTGCGGTCACCAGCAACCCGTACGTGAACATCGCGCTCGGCCTCTTGATCTTCGTGTTCGGCCTGTACCTTGCCGGTGTTCTGCGCATTCCGTTCCTGATGCGCGAGCGTCGCGCGAACATGACGAACATCAAGGTAAAGGGCGTTGCGAGTGCGTTTGTGCTTGGTCTTGCGTTCTCGTTTGGCTGGACCCCGTGCGTCGGCCCCATCCTGGGAAGCATCCTCGCGCTTGCCGCCGACCAGGGCAACGTCGCCGCAGGTGGCGCGCTGCTGTTGACGTACTCGCTGGGCATGTGCATCCCGTTTGTGGTCATCACGCTTGCGTCCGACTTTGCCCTGAGGCACTTGCGCAAGCTCAACAAGTACACCCCCGTCATCCAGAAGATAGGTGGCGCCCTGATTGCCGTCATGGGCCTGTGGATGATCCTGAACCAGGTCACCGGCCTTGTGAACGCGAACAAGGCCGCACGGGTGCAGAGCGCCCAGGATGACGCGGCCCTTGTGGCAGACGCCCAGGGAACCGCGAAGGCGGGAGATGCCGACGTGAGCGACGTTTCGACCGCGTGGAAGAACGTGGTCCTGACCGATCTTGACGGCAACAAGGTGCGCCTGAGCGACTACAAGGGCGAGCCCGTCTACTTCGAGTTCTGGGGCAGCTGGTGCACGAGCTGCGTGCAGGACCTTGGGCAGCTGACCAAGGTCTACAAGGAGCACGAGAAGAAGGGCGACGTGAAGGTCGTGTCCGTGGTGGTGCCGGGCTTCTATGGAGAGAGGAGCCCCGAGGACTTCGTGAAGTGGGCGAAGGAGAACGACGTGCAGATTCCCGTCCTCATGGACACGAACGGCTCGCTCAGCAACTACATCGGCGTGTCGGGATTCCCGACGTCGGTCTTCATCACGAAGGAGGGCGACCTCCACAAGGTCCGCGTTGGCGCGATCGACGTGAAGACGCTGGAGAGCCTGATCTCGGAGATCGCGGAGTAG
- a CDS encoding double-cubane-cluster-containing anaerobic reductase codes for MAEEIDYHPMWKDLGMDVEAHDGLLAAVGGMYQDVFLTQENRPKSTEYLDNVVMNIHSGRIKEMVDHKASDGQKVVGSFCLYVPEEIVRAANGIPVGLCSGADWATDKVEEHLPRNTCPLIKSFTGFKLGKVCPYIESSDLVVGENTCDGKKKAYEYFGTQKPMHIMDVPNVKNDGTMANWKAEIRRLAERVEQETGTKITAESLKEAIRVTNDKRRALQRLSATRAADPVPISGRDSLLTVQAAFMDDAERLTGAINAMADECEQRVRDGVGVAPKGTKRILYTGTPMAVPFWKLFSLIEKAGAVIVGEECCTGYRYYKDLVDESGKTVDEMLDAIAERYFNINCAIFTPNPGRIEDVMRLAKELHADGIIDCSLQFCTLYDMESFTLEKAAKEAGIPYMHISTDYSNEDAGQLSTRVEAFVEMI; via the coding sequence ATGGCGGAAGAGATCGACTATCACCCTATGTGGAAGGACCTCGGCATGGACGTCGAGGCCCACGACGGGCTGCTCGCGGCCGTGGGCGGCATGTACCAGGACGTCTTCCTGACGCAGGAGAACCGTCCAAAGAGCACGGAGTACCTGGACAACGTGGTCATGAACATCCACTCCGGGCGCATCAAGGAGATGGTGGACCACAAGGCGTCTGACGGGCAGAAGGTCGTCGGGTCATTCTGCCTGTACGTTCCCGAGGAGATCGTGCGCGCGGCGAACGGAATCCCCGTGGGGCTCTGCTCTGGCGCCGACTGGGCGACCGACAAGGTCGAGGAGCACCTGCCGCGCAACACCTGCCCGCTCATCAAGAGCTTCACGGGGTTCAAGCTCGGCAAGGTGTGCCCGTACATCGAGTCCAGCGACCTGGTGGTGGGCGAGAACACCTGCGACGGCAAGAAGAAGGCCTACGAGTACTTTGGCACCCAGAAGCCGATGCACATCATGGACGTGCCTAACGTCAAGAACGATGGCACCATGGCGAACTGGAAGGCGGAGATCCGCAGGCTTGCCGAGCGCGTGGAGCAGGAGACCGGCACCAAGATCACGGCAGAGTCCCTGAAGGAGGCCATCAGGGTCACGAACGACAAGCGCCGCGCCCTCCAGAGGCTCTCGGCGACCCGTGCCGCGGACCCAGTGCCAATCAGCGGTCGCGACAGCCTCCTTACCGTCCAGGCTGCGTTCATGGACGACGCCGAGCGTCTTACGGGTGCCATCAACGCCATGGCAGACGAGTGCGAGCAGCGCGTACGTGACGGCGTCGGCGTCGCACCGAAGGGCACGAAGCGCATCCTCTACACCGGCACGCCCATGGCAGTGCCGTTCTGGAAGCTCTTCTCGCTCATCGAGAAGGCAGGTGCCGTCATAGTGGGGGAGGAGTGCTGCACGGGCTACCGCTATTACAAGGACCTGGTGGACGAGTCCGGAAAGACCGTCGACGAGATGCTCGACGCGATCGCGGAGCGCTACTTCAACATCAACTGCGCCATCTTCACCCCGAACCCCGGGCGCATCGAGGACGTTATGCGTCTGGCGAAGGAGCTGCATGCGGACGGCATCATCGATTGCTCGTTGCAGTTCTGCACCCTGTACGACATGGAGTCCTTCACGCTCGAGAAGGCCGCCAAGGAGGCCGGCATACCGTACATGCACATCTCGACGGACTACTCCAACGAGGACGCGGGCCAGCTGAGCACGCGCGTCGAGGCGTTCGTGGAGATGATCTAG